In Fragaria vesca subsp. vesca linkage group LG5, FraVesHawaii_1.0, whole genome shotgun sequence, the genomic stretch TAAACAACATACGATGGTGCCCTATTTTATATATCTCTCCACCTTCGATTCTACTACTGCTACCTAGCCTGCTGGTTGAATCATGCTCATCGCCCACTCGTGCATGATCAATATATCTACACCCATCAATCAGGAAACACCATGATTTTTCTTAATCAACAATTGTAATGGGAGATTTACATCCTAGATTTTTGAAAAGAAAGGAGTATCCAATGTCCACAGAGTATAATCAAATTCGTCTTAAGAAACGAGAGCTTTTAACAAAATGTGAAGTTGAATTCGTATTAAACCATATATTGAAGACTGATTAATATAGCCTCCCGGTTATTAATATCCAATCCAATTCTATTAGTCTCTAGCTCTCACTCGTATACTTGCTCTGTTGCTCCATCTCACCCTTATCCTTTTGTGCTCATGATTTAAGCATGCTTGTTCCCAAAGGGTGGCATTTGGTGACTTTGCTTGCACTCCTCACTTAATTTTCTGCTATCATCAGGCTAAACAATTAATGGTACCATATAGCAGTTCTTATAGAATGGGGACAGAGATGTTTTCTTATATTATGCTGATATCTCTATTATATTGGTGTTCAATAAACATAATTTTAACTTTTAAACATAAAAACCGATTTCATCCCACAAACTAAAGTACACTAGATGATCCTAGGGATTTGCCTTCGATTGTAAATTGCAGAAAAGCTCCAGTTGATTTTATGCTTTGACCTTGGGGATTCTTACATATAGCCAAATAAGGAAGGAAGCACCAGTCGCAAAAGAATCAAAATTTCAAGATAATTAACCTTCTCTTTCGATTTTATTGGTTTTTTGAGCGAGAGAGAACTGAAGACACAAAGGACTACATGTCCCGTGAGATAAATCTTTATCCAGTCACAAGTACTAAAAACTAAGATCAGAACATGTATTTGGAATTAACTAAATCATACTAGGTAAAAGTTATATGCAGTAAATGATTACAGAGACGATACTTGTTCAATTCTCGGTCTTCATTAATCTTCTCATAAGAATTTTTTGCTCTGCGTGACACGGTTCAGTCGCGAACGTTTGTTTCTGACAGGAGTACACCAGCCGTGGCCATCAGCGATTTTGGCCTGTAATCTCTTGTACTCTCTTGACCTTAGAACTCCCTCCATAATGTTTATATCTTCTCGAATTTCATGCCTGGAAAGAGATGCCAAACCAGGAAGTATGTCCTTCTGAAAATCTTTTAATCTCCTTCCCCTTCTCAACTTTAGACCAACATCCTTATTTTCTGTGAAACACGATTCAGAAGGATTTGAAGACACAGAATAGTCATCCACACTGCTCTCCGTAAGTGCTAGTGTCATTAACTCAAAAAAATCACAAGTATACTGTGGTTTCTCACTCTCCTTATCGAACTTGTTTAATTCTCCCACGTTACCAGCACAATCTTTATAACAAAAGGAGCTGTCCAATGACATTCCGAGAAGTGCTTCAGCTGCCTCTCTGGTCAAAGCATTCACTTCAGCTGATTCTTCTTCCCTGTTGATGCATTTGTGTTTAGATTCACTGCTGTCTGTAGATATTTGGTTCTGCTCACCCACAAAAGTTTCAGAAACTTGAGACCCCACATATGTTGCTGAAAACTGATCGGAAGAAAAAGGGTTTGAGTTTCTGGTCTCAATGTCAGATAGTATGGTCTTCACACTACTGGAATCGTTATCACCGATACAATACGGCTTACTTGCAGAAGAAGATATATTGCCGTGTCCATCTTGATCTGTTGTTTTCTTATAACCAAAATATGGAAATGCAGAGTCTTCTACTTTGGTGTTTACCAAATTTGCTTGTTCAGAAGCTGCACATGAATGGGTTCGACTGTTCAGGAGTTTCATGATGAACCCATCAGTTCCATTTTTACGGTCAGTGCTGTTGCAGCCAACTGCTTCACAAAGATCTGATTTGGAGCTAAACACGGCTCTCTCCAAAGTTACAGGGTCCATTTGACTTATTCTGAATCCATCATCTTTCAACTTCCTGCCCAAATATTCTGCTTTCTCATTTTCCCTGGTGGAAAATGAAGAAAGATTTCCACCATGATCCTTTTTCACAGTAGTGAAACAGACAGTGCTTTCTTTTATCTTGCCAGCTACCCCATGGAAAGCATGCGATGAGCTTGCTGTTGAAGGATGGACTACCGTAGGATCACTTGAGAGACAAGAAGAATCATCGGGCTGGGTTTTATTTAGGTCGAGAAGCCTTGCTTCACAAGAACTGAACTGTTGGCTGGTGGATGACTTGTTAATTGAGATCCCACCAAAACACCTATTTAATCCTGAACAAAAGTGACAAAAACAGAATCAAAAGTGCACAGGATTATAAGTTCAAAAATAGAACATGATGCACAGCACTGACAGCATGATCTAAATAGTCGTGCACAGGCAAATGAAGTGTACCTTGATCTAAAGGATTCCAGTCACTTTCATCTTCTTCTAAATCAATCATAATTGGTGAGGAGGAATGAGATCCTGCATCAAACCAATTTCTCTTAGTGCTTCCCTCCCTTCTGCTGCCCTCTCGAGCTCTCAGAGAAAGCTTCAGCTCTGCTGGATCTGTGAAATTATCACAACAGGGTAAACTCCTCAGTACTAGAGCCACTTTCAAGTGATCCAAGTATTGTTCAGGAGATGCATACCAATATGTTTGTTGCATGGATCTAAGAGATGTCTAGGACCAGGAGGCCTCAGCTGACTATTATCACATATACTCTTGTGTCCTTCTAGCAAGTCCTGCCATTTAGGATGTGTCAAGTAACTTGATAGACAAGCAAAAGCACACACGTACGTGAGAACTACACATACTAAAACTCTGAATAAAACTAAGTTGGCAATGAATCAAGACTAGATATAACAGTTAGCTCTGCCACAGGCAACTAAAAGTGCAGGATCATAAAGATCAAATGGATTGGTAGGGGACTGAAAAGATAACCAAAATTCTCTCAAAATATATTTCTGATCAGTATCAGATGACCAAATATGCTCGACTTACCCTTGGTTCATCTCTTGTAGAATTTGTCCAATGTGACAGATTTGACTGAGCACTTGCGTTGCTGACATTGTATCTATGATGCTCTTTCTGGTCGAGATTCTGCATCAGTGTTCTCTGTGTCCTATATAAATGGTGGAGTTCATGAACCTGAACAAAAAACAGTATCCACAAACTGAGACAAATACTACATGGAGCAAGAAAGACATGCACTTTTTCATACATGTGCTTCTTGAAATCTGTACGGCCAATGTTTCCAGATATCTGAACAATATAAGTAGTTATAGAATGATGAGCTCATTGATCCAAATTCTATTTCTCGAGACAGAATTTGTAATATCATAATTACCTGGTCTTTAAATACCAGCTCCTGGTTCAGCATAGTGTTCCTCAAGACATCGTTCAGAGAACCCGAATAAGCTTGTATCGAGTTCAGATCAAAATCTCCTCGCATCAACATTTTTCTTCTGAAATCACATCAAGATTAGATTTTGGATCATTAATCGATCATCACAAAGCATACAAAGGAATCCCAAATTCCACTACATGCATACAATCAACACTCCACACAAACTATATCCATATGATCGAAGGCTTGTAACAGTAACCCAACAAAGCTTTTCAATCACCAGTTCACAGAGTGAAAAATTGCTCATTTCTACGATCTGGGAAAATGCAGCAAACGTTTCTAAAGAAAGTATCTAAACTGGCCCACCAAAAAACACAAAGTTGTTTCTAAGTAAAAAGAAAAAGAAAAAAGCTGAAAAGAACCTTACTTGATAAGAACTCAAAGAAGAAAGAATCTGGGTATGAAGAGAAAACCAGCCACTCAATACTGTAGCATACAACAAACAGTCCCCAGCAAACAGAAATCCCACATAGCACAGATTAAGTAGCTTATAATCCAAATTCCAAAACAGTCCAGACCCCAATGTATGCAAGTAAATATATGGGGAAAAAAAGAAACGAGAATACCAAGATGTAGAAACCCCAAAAGCAGAGAGCTCTCTTCACATCAAACTATCTGCCTCTGCTTCTGGGCTTCTGCTTCTTCAAGGCTCCGACTAAATTTGCATACTTGCACAACGTACCAGAGAGAGAGAGAATCGGATCTCACTGGGGTCGTCAGAGAGGAGTTAATGGAAAAGATGATTGTGAGGATTGAGAGTGTAGAACAAGCGCTGGAGGACAGCGCGTGTACCCGGAACCCAACATCATCGCTGTTTGAGTGTTTCTCTTTCTGCCGATCTTTTTTCTTTATATTTCTGTCTCTTTCTTCCCCTCTCGGTCGTTGGGAACTTGGGATTCCATTTGTTTTTATATTATATTTTTAACCGGGGAAATATTGGATTTCTGGTTTAAGGAGGACCAGTCAGTTAGTCACAATTGATGCTGCTGGGGACAGTTTCAACTGCAACTCCCACCCTTCTCTATTGTACTTGATTACCTTCTTCACCGTCCGATTATCTCTCAAATCCCACTTTTGTCCTCACCTTCACAACCCATTTCAGTTTCTGTAGATATGTAGATAAGGTCAAAGTTAAGTTTTGGAAAAACATTAACCATCAGTTCAAAATTGTGATTTTTGGACCCACTAATCTGAGTTGGTTCAACCAGTATATAGCGGCGCACACCATAGTAGAATCATGTCGATTCTCGCTGGTTTCGACCATTCACTGACTGCTCTGTGGCGTGTCTTGACAAAAATTGAGGAGATTTTAAGGCAGAAGGTAGTTGTAATGAAATGAATTAGAGTAGGCAGCTAGCGTCGGGCCAGGGATGGATAGCTCAAAGCTCTAGAGTTGATGTCAACAACAGGCTGTCCTCTAACATATATTATGTGTTGCACCTTTGCAGATCCCACTTGTTACAATTTCAAAAATAGAGGAACTGGGGCATTCCGAGAATTGAACTCGGGACCTCTCGCACCCTAAGCGAGAATCATACCACTAGACCAAATGCCCAACTTTGATTGAACATATGTCGGTTACACATTTCACTAAAAGACGTTTACCATCAGTGCATTTTTTGCCATGGTTGAAATGTACTCGGTTAATTCTGTTCCTGATTTCAGATTAACGTTTGTGTAGGCTTATGTAGCAGTTGACTCGACCATGCAACCCCTATGCCGCCACGTAGCAGTGATCGGCGCCGGCGCCGCTGGCCTGGTCGCCGC encodes the following:
- the LOC101312925 gene encoding uncharacterized protein LOC101312925, producing MLMRGDFDLNSIQAYSGSLNDVLRNTMLNQELVFKDQVHELHHLYRTQRTLMQNLDQKEHHRYNVSNASAQSNLSHWTNSTRDEPRDLLEGHKSICDNSQLRPPGPRHLLDPCNKHIDPAELKLSLRAREGSRREGSTKRNWFDAGSHSSSPIMIDLEEDESDWNPLDQGLNRCFGGISINKSSTSQQFSSCEARLLDLNKTQPDDSSCLSSDPTVVHPSTASSSHAFHGVAGKIKESTVCFTTVKKDHGGNLSSFSTRENEKAEYLGRKLKDDGFRISQMDPVTLERAVFSSKSDLCEAVGCNSTDRKNGTDGFIMKLLNSRTHSCAASEQANLVNTKVEDSAFPYFGYKKTTDQDGHGNISSSASKPYCIGDNDSSSVKTILSDIETRNSNPFSSDQFSATYVGSQVSETFVGEQNQISTDSSESKHKCINREEESAEVNALTREAAEALLGMSLDSSFCYKDCAGNVGELNKFDKESEKPQYTCDFFELMTLALTESSVDDYSVSSNPSESCFTENKDVGLKLRRGRRLKDFQKDILPGLASLSRHEIREDINIMEGVLRSREYKRLQAKIADGHGWCTPVRNKRSRLNRVTQSKKFL